In Cyclobacteriaceae bacterium, the DNA window GTGTTGTTGCTGGTTTACTTCAACTTCTTTGCTCCCGAACCACCAAAAGAAGTTCCTTCAACTGTTACTACCGAGCAGACAGATACTACCTCTCAGGTAACACCTGCAAAGGAAGAAATAACTCAGATGAAGACCGGCACTGCCATTGATTCATTGTTTAAGGGTGAAGAGAAGTCAACTAAAATTGAGACCGGTGATCTGATCGTAACCTTCAGCAATCGCGGTGGCGTGATCAGGGAAGTTGAGTTGAAGAAATTCAAAACATACTATCAGCAACCGTTACTGCTTGCCTCTCCATCTTTCAATTCTTTCAAGCTGAATGCTACTTACGAAGGAAAAGAAATTGATCTCTACTCATTGTTCTATTCTGTTGAAAGCAAACAATCTCAATCAGTCAATCCTGATACAAAGGAAACTGCAGACAGCACGATCGTCACCTTTACAACTGTATTTGGTGAAGGAAAATCGATCCGCCATATCTATACCGTTCCCGCAAACGGCTATCAGATAAAGTACTCAATTCAATCTTCCGGCATCACAGAATCTATCAATGGTGAGAACCTGACATTCCTTTGGAGTGACAACATTCCCGTTCACGAAAAAGATATTATTGATATCCGCCCCAAGACCACTGTTAACTACTTTACACCGGTCGATGGATTTGATGGGATCAGTGAATCATCTCTTGACAATGAGGTAGAAACATTGGTAGGCCCAGTTAAATGGGTAAGCATCAAGCAGAAATTCTTTACCAGTGGTTTCATTGCAAAGAACTCATTCAATGGAGGCCAGGTCAGCACGTTCGTAAACACGAATGATACACTGACAGTGAAATCTGCACGTTTGAAACTGTTTATTCCAAAAGCAGACCTGATCACCAACAAGGCAAATTTTGAATTCTTCTTCGGTCCAAACGATTATAAAGTAATTACAAATATCACTGACGGATTTTCAAAGAACCTTGACCTTGGATGGCCGCCGGTAAGCTGGGTCAATAAGTTTGTCATCATTCCGATCTTTAATTTCCTGGAGACATTCATTGGCAATTACGGTGTGATCATTGTAATTCTTGTATTGATCATCAAGCTGATACTGACACCACTCTCCTACAGTTCTTATCTTGGAATGGCGAAAATGCGTCTATTGAAGCCAGAGCTTGATGCCATCAAGGAAAAGAATGGTGACAATGCTACACAGGCTCAGCAGGATCAGATGAAGCTTTATCAGCAGGCAGGTGTAAATCCTTTCAGCGGATGTATCCCATTGCTTCTTCAGATGCCAATCCTGTTTGCGATGTTCTATTTCTTTCCTGTATCGATCGAACTTCGTCAGCAGGCTTTCCTTTGGGCACCTGACTTATCTACCTACGATTCTATCATCACGCTTCCTTTTACCGTTCCATTCGGTTATGGTGATCACGTCAGTTTGTTCGTATTGCTGATGACAGCTTCTACTCTGGTTTCAACATGGCAGAACAATCAGATCAGTTCAGTTACCGGCCCGATGAAATCAATGGGCTATATCATGCCTGTGATCTTCATGTTCGTATTGAACTCATTCTCTGCAGGCTTAAGCTTTTACTACTTCGTTTCCAATCTTGTGACCTTCGCGCAGCAGGCGATCATCAAACGATTTGTCGATGAGGACAAGATCCTTGCTGTGATGGACGATCATAAAAAGAAAGCAGCAAGCGGCACTCCTACCAAGTCAAAGTTCATGAGCAAGCTCAATGATGCTATGAAAGCTAGCGAGGAAGCGAGAAGACTGAGTGACGAAGCAAGGAAGAAGAAAAAGAATTAGGATTTGATAAGAATCTATTGATTCACTTATCGATTCGGTCTCTTAAGTTCTTACTTCCATAATCGAACTAAGGAATTATATTTGTCACCCGGTCAGATTTGATCTGGTAATTATCAACTGATTTACAACCACTTACCCGCGAATGGGCAAAATTATTGCGATAGCAAATCAAAAAGGGGGCGTCGGAAAGACGACTACTGCCATTAACCTGGCGGCAAGCCTTGCTGTTCTTGAGAAAAAGACTTTGCTGCTGGATGCTGATCCGCAAGCCAATTCTTCTTCCGGACTAGGCATTGATCCCAAGGGCGTGAAGCTCAGCATCTATGAGTGTATGGTGGATGGTGCGAATATTCATGAGGCAATTGTTCATAATGAATTGAAATATCTCCATGTTCTTCCTTCTCACATTGATCTGGTCGGTGCAGAGGTGGAAATGGTAAACATTGAACAGCGTGAAGAAAGAATGCGTCAGGCATTAAAGAAGATCAAGGATGAGTATGACTACATTATCATCGACTGCTCTCCTTCTTTGGGCCTGATCACCATCAACTCACTGACAGCCGCCGATTCATTGATCATTCCGGTACAGTGCGAGTACTTTGCATTGGAAGGTCTCGGTAAGTTGCTCAATACAATAAAGATCATTCAGACCAGACTTAATCCCCAGCTGGAGATTGAGGGCATATTACTGACACTTTATGATTCCAGAACTTCTCTTGGAAATCAGGTTGTAGAAGAAGTAAGAACTCACTTTAAGAATATCTCTTTCAAGACCATCATTCCACGGAATGTGAAGCTGAGCGAAGCACCGAGCTTTGGCTTGCCGGTAATTGTTCACGATGCGGAAAGCAAAGGTTCAATTGCCTACCTGAATCTTGCACACGAAATACTTGATAAAAACAGCGCTAGCAAATAATGAAGAAGAAAGCACTTGGCCGCGGTCTCAGCGCATTGCTCAGCGATACTCCTGAAACAGGAAAGCTGGAAGAAGCACCGGAAGCAACATCCGGTCCGATGAATGAACTTGCCATCAGTGAAATTGAAGTTAATCCTTTTCAACCGAGACAATATTTTGATAAGGAAGCATTGGCAGAGCTTGCTGAATCTATTAAAGTGCACGGCATCATTCAACCGATCA includes these proteins:
- the yidC gene encoding membrane protein insertase YidC produces the protein MDRNSAIGLTLIAVLLLVYFNFFAPEPPKEVPSTVTTEQTDTTSQVTPAKEEITQMKTGTAIDSLFKGEEKSTKIETGDLIVTFSNRGGVIREVELKKFKTYYQQPLLLASPSFNSFKLNATYEGKEIDLYSLFYSVESKQSQSVNPDTKETADSTIVTFTTVFGEGKSIRHIYTVPANGYQIKYSIQSSGITESINGENLTFLWSDNIPVHEKDIIDIRPKTTVNYFTPVDGFDGISESSLDNEVETLVGPVKWVSIKQKFFTSGFIAKNSFNGGQVSTFVNTNDTLTVKSARLKLFIPKADLITNKANFEFFFGPNDYKVITNITDGFSKNLDLGWPPVSWVNKFVIIPIFNFLETFIGNYGVIIVILVLIIKLILTPLSYSSYLGMAKMRLLKPELDAIKEKNGDNATQAQQDQMKLYQQAGVNPFSGCIPLLLQMPILFAMFYFFPVSIELRQQAFLWAPDLSTYDSIITLPFTVPFGYGDHVSLFVLLMTASTLVSTWQNNQISSVTGPMKSMGYIMPVIFMFVLNSFSAGLSFYYFVSNLVTFAQQAIIKRFVDEDKILAVMDDHKKKAASGTPTKSKFMSKLNDAMKASEEARRLSDEARKKKKN
- a CDS encoding ParA family protein; translation: MGKIIAIANQKGGVGKTTTAINLAASLAVLEKKTLLLDADPQANSSSGLGIDPKGVKLSIYECMVDGANIHEAIVHNELKYLHVLPSHIDLVGAEVEMVNIEQREERMRQALKKIKDEYDYIIIDCSPSLGLITINSLTAADSLIIPVQCEYFALEGLGKLLNTIKIIQTRLNPQLEIEGILLTLYDSRTSLGNQVVEEVRTHFKNISFKTIIPRNVKLSEAPSFGLPVIVHDAESKGSIAYLNLAHEILDKNSASK